A window of Festucalex cinctus isolate MCC-2025b chromosome 6, RoL_Fcin_1.0, whole genome shotgun sequence contains these coding sequences:
- the LOC144020644 gene encoding uncharacterized protein LOC144020644 isoform X1, translating into MLKRQLLNIYIPVISARREEANAKMTVENQTSSEATMDVDDGGYKRFLVGGSKLQYSVYALRNSPFRAATLVLGLMCIILVAVIIGQSVHYSKMGKDNQIKLEVVGGEKDNLKSQLKTLQSEKRNLEGSYEHLQQSYNYISKSTTQIKTNNNLLKAEAQQLKESQSKLQASNAALNRELEELKTSKEQLQTNNNALAIAKGLLKAECETLGKRNEGLQGNYDFVMKQRDHLQNKFNNITRSQEKLQMSYNSLIKDIEHLEDRYNSSSSERDNIASSHQNLTLEKETLQAIYTTLAKATDELMASYNSTVEDKKDLESRLKNVTAERDQQRVQIINMSAEIDELRTTVTKLNVTVKDKVCPSGWKKFENNCYFASTTKKTWYLSRSNCQGKGADLAIINSREEMFVNGLYSNNKEVWIGLTDEGVEGQWKWVDGTAMTLQFWASGQPNSYNGNQDCGEFWHRSSGDAEWNDEKCSSQRYWVCEM; encoded by the exons ATGTTGAAGAGACAACTTTTGAATATTTATATACCAGTAATCAGTGCAAGAAGAG AGGAAGCAAATGCAAAAATGACTGTTGAGAACCAAACTTCATCAGAGGCAACAATGGACGTAGATGATGGCGGCTACAAGCGTTTTTTAGTTGGTGGCAGCAAGCTCCAATATTCAG TTTATGCCTTGAGAAACAGCCCTTTTAGGGCTGCCACACTTGTCCTTGGTCTGATGTGTATTATTCTGGTGGCTGTGATCATCGGTCAATCTGTCCACT ACTCAAAGATGGGTAAAGACAATCAGATAAAGTTAGAAGTTGTTGGAGGGGAGAAAGACAACCTCAAGTCCCAACTGAAGACTTTGCAAAGTGAGAAGAGGAATCTCGAAGGTTCATATGAGCATCTACAACAAAGTTACAACTACATATCTAAATCGACAACTCAAatcaaaaccaacaacaacttACTCAAAGCGGAAGCACAGCAACTAAAAGAGAGTCAAAGCAAGTTGCAAGCCAGTAACGCTGCTCTAAACAGAGAACTTGAGGAGCTGAAGACCAGTAAGGAGCAGTTGCAGACGAATAATAATGCCTTGGCGATTGCCAAAGGCTTACTCAAAGCAGAGTGTGAAACACTCGGCAAGCGCAATGAGGGCTTACAGGGCAACTACGATTTTGTGATGAAACAGAGGGACCATTTACAGAACAAATTCAACAATATAACAAGGTCACAAGAGAAGTTGCAAATGAGTTATAACAGCCTGATCAAGGATATCGAGCACCTTGAGGACAGATACAACTCCTCCTCCAGCGAGAGAGACAACATTGCAAGCAGTCACCAAAACCTAACATTGGAAAAGGAAACTCTGCAGGCCATTTACACCACACTCGCCAAAGCGACTGACGAATTGATGGCCTCCTACAATTCCACAGTTGAAGACAAAAAAGATCTTGAAAGCCGTTTGAAAAATGTGACTGCAGAGAGAGACCAGCAGAGGGTGCAAATCATCAACATGAGTGCTGAGATAGACGAGCTGCGGACAACCGTCACAAAACTCAACGTGACGGTAAAAG ACAAGGTCTGTCCAAGTGGCTGGAAGAAGTTTGAGAACAACTGCTACTTTGCTTCGACTACCAAGAAGACGTGGTACCTGAGCAGAAGCAACTGTCAAGGAAAAGGAGCAGACTTGGCCATCAtaaacagcagagaagaaatG TTTGTTAATGGCTTATATTCAAATAACAAAGAAGTCTGGATTGGACTGACCGATGAGGGAGTAGAAGGTCAATGGAAGTGGGTGGATGGAACCGCAATGACCCTGCA ATTTTGGGCTTCTGGACAGCCCAACAGTTACAATGGCAACCAGGACTGTGGGGAGTTTTGGCACCGTTCTTCAGGAGACGCCGAATGGAATGATGAAAAATGTAGTTCACAGAGATATTGGGTGTGTGAGATGTAG
- the LOC144020644 gene encoding uncharacterized protein LOC144020644 isoform X2, protein MTVENQTSSEATMDVDDGGYKRFLVGGSKLQYSVYALRNSPFRAATLVLGLMCIILVAVIIGQSVHYSKMGKDNQIKLEVVGGEKDNLKSQLKTLQSEKRNLEGSYEHLQQSYNYISKSTTQIKTNNNLLKAEAQQLKESQSKLQASNAALNRELEELKTSKEQLQTNNNALAIAKGLLKAECETLGKRNEGLQGNYDFVMKQRDHLQNKFNNITRSQEKLQMSYNSLIKDIEHLEDRYNSSSSERDNIASSHQNLTLEKETLQAIYTTLAKATDELMASYNSTVEDKKDLESRLKNVTAERDQQRVQIINMSAEIDELRTTVTKLNVTVKDKVCPSGWKKFENNCYFASTTKKTWYLSRSNCQGKGADLAIINSREEMKFVNGLYSNNKEVWIGLTDEGVEGQWKWVDGTAMTLQFWASGQPNSYNGNQDCGEFWHRSSGDAEWNDEKCSSQRYWVCEM, encoded by the exons ATGACTGTTGAGAACCAAACTTCATCAGAGGCAACAATGGACGTAGATGATGGCGGCTACAAGCGTTTTTTAGTTGGTGGCAGCAAGCTCCAATATTCAG TTTATGCCTTGAGAAACAGCCCTTTTAGGGCTGCCACACTTGTCCTTGGTCTGATGTGTATTATTCTGGTGGCTGTGATCATCGGTCAATCTGTCCACT ACTCAAAGATGGGTAAAGACAATCAGATAAAGTTAGAAGTTGTTGGAGGGGAGAAAGACAACCTCAAGTCCCAACTGAAGACTTTGCAAAGTGAGAAGAGGAATCTCGAAGGTTCATATGAGCATCTACAACAAAGTTACAACTACATATCTAAATCGACAACTCAAatcaaaaccaacaacaacttACTCAAAGCGGAAGCACAGCAACTAAAAGAGAGTCAAAGCAAGTTGCAAGCCAGTAACGCTGCTCTAAACAGAGAACTTGAGGAGCTGAAGACCAGTAAGGAGCAGTTGCAGACGAATAATAATGCCTTGGCGATTGCCAAAGGCTTACTCAAAGCAGAGTGTGAAACACTCGGCAAGCGCAATGAGGGCTTACAGGGCAACTACGATTTTGTGATGAAACAGAGGGACCATTTACAGAACAAATTCAACAATATAACAAGGTCACAAGAGAAGTTGCAAATGAGTTATAACAGCCTGATCAAGGATATCGAGCACCTTGAGGACAGATACAACTCCTCCTCCAGCGAGAGAGACAACATTGCAAGCAGTCACCAAAACCTAACATTGGAAAAGGAAACTCTGCAGGCCATTTACACCACACTCGCCAAAGCGACTGACGAATTGATGGCCTCCTACAATTCCACAGTTGAAGACAAAAAAGATCTTGAAAGCCGTTTGAAAAATGTGACTGCAGAGAGAGACCAGCAGAGGGTGCAAATCATCAACATGAGTGCTGAGATAGACGAGCTGCGGACAACCGTCACAAAACTCAACGTGACGGTAAAAG ACAAGGTCTGTCCAAGTGGCTGGAAGAAGTTTGAGAACAACTGCTACTTTGCTTCGACTACCAAGAAGACGTGGTACCTGAGCAGAAGCAACTGTCAAGGAAAAGGAGCAGACTTGGCCATCAtaaacagcagagaagaaatG AAGTTTGTTAATGGCTTATATTCAAATAACAAAGAAGTCTGGATTGGACTGACCGATGAGGGAGTAGAAGGTCAATGGAAGTGGGTGGATGGAACCGCAATGACCCTGCA ATTTTGGGCTTCTGGACAGCCCAACAGTTACAATGGCAACCAGGACTGTGGGGAGTTTTGGCACCGTTCTTCAGGAGACGCCGAATGGAATGATGAAAAATGTAGTTCACAGAGATATTGGGTGTGTGAGATGTAG
- the LOC144020980 gene encoding N-acetylaspartate synthetase-like yields MDGKCMNGVASKYQNGNQTKPSTVIVREFEPEDEVHVQRIFCEGMMEMVFDTAFRGLRRHPESLLLYMTITAVGYVLTMCWWLIGLLPAVVLCSRYFYSRRIIHAYLDEAMNNDMGHIEEFYMQSLDSRLWVAVMDGQVVGVVAAVVQKAAGFAELRRMSVDRRCRRCGVGVALGLQVLQFAKTQGYATVVLGTTAYSPAAHRLYQRLGFHCCGVTNGYITDGATTSLLARMFYRVRHHHYRLEVKNMPFNLSSS; encoded by the exons ATGGACGGAAAATGCATGAACGGTGTGGCCTCTaaatatcaaaatggaaatcaaacaaaacccTCAACTGTAATTGTACGTGAGTTTGAGCCAGAGGATGAAGTGCATGTGCAGCGGATCTTTTGTGAGGGAATGATGGAGATGGTCTTTGACACGGCCTTCAGAGGCTTGAGACGTCATCCGGAGAGCCTCCTGCTCTATATGACTATTACAG CTGTCGGTTATGTGCTCACAATGTGTTGGTGGCTGATAGGACTCCTCCCTGCAGTTGTGCTGTGCAGCCGTTACTTCTACAGCAGGCGAATCATTCATGCTTATTTGGACGAAGCCATGAACAATGACATGGGTCACATTGAAGAGTTTTACATGCAATCACTAG ATTCCCGCCTGTGGGTCGCGGTGATGGACGGCCAAGTGGTAGGTGTTGTAGCAGCAGTTGTCCAGAAGGCGGCAGGTTTTGCTGAGCTGAGGCGCATGTCAGTTGACCGCAGGTGTCGGAGGTGCGGCGTGGGTGTGGCCCTTGGACTTCAAGTTCTGCAGTTTGCCAAAACTCAGGGTTACGCCACCGTTGTCCTGGGAACAACGGCCTACTCACCCGCTGCGCACCGGCTCTACCAGCGACTGGGATTTCATTGTTGTGGCGTCACAAATGGATATATCACAGATGGTGCAACAACGTCTCTGCTAGCGAGAATGTTCTATAGGGTTCGCCATCATCACTACAGACTGGAAGTGAAAAATATGCCTTTCAATTTGTCCTCATCTTAA